A single window of Narcine bancroftii isolate sNarBan1 chromosome 1, sNarBan1.hap1, whole genome shotgun sequence DNA harbors:
- the LOC138738886 gene encoding protein Largen-like has product MSGNSKQPEGAACKAKVVDQIDHLTCDLQLEEEMTDSSKTDTINSTSSSTTASSLDKVKVHSVRSICKTTVTSSAILTVLKKANPPPLPPRLTSIRREDPCRPIYCSNPLRTNGALLRNSAILCKTNKMPNGDVCCLPGSNPEKLQNQPPVPRVDKNKYQQVTRERVRFNEEIQYHGYCPDCDVRYDMRNRDVHLHGEFSNVKGKSPHQCPPLENGEPCGNFSTNFSNINAKITPPQTAPKPQKTILRKSTTTTV; this is encoded by the coding sequence GTAGTTGACCAAATAGACCATCTTACCTGTGATCTCCAACTGGAAGAGGAAATGACTGACAGCTCCAAGACCGACACTATAAACAGCACCTCAAGTAGTACGACTGCCTCAAGCCTGGATAAGGTCAAAGTGCACTCAGTTAGATCAATATGTAAAACAACGGTGACTTCGTCAGCAATCTTAACAGTACTAAAGAAGGCTAATCCCCCACCTCTGCCACCACGATTAACATCCATCCGGCGTGAGGATCCTTGCAGGCCCATTTACTGCTCCAACCCTCTGAGGACCAACGGGGCCTTGCTTCGTAACAGTGCAATATTGTGTAAGACAAATAAAATGCCAAATGGAGATGTATGTTGTCTCCCTGGTAGCAATCCAGAAAAATTGCAAAACCAGCCACCAGTGCCCAGAGTCGATAAAAACAAATATCAACAGGTCACAAGGGAAAGAGTTCGGTTtaatgaggagattcagtatcaCGGCTACTGTCCAGATTGTGATGTTCGGTATGACATGAGAAACAGGGATGTGCATTTGCATGGTGAATTTAGTAATGTAAAAGGAAAATCACCTCACCAGTGCCCTCCCCTTGAAAATGGAGAACCATGTGGTAACTTTAGTACTAATTTTTCAaacataaatgctaaaatcaCACCTCCGCAGACTGCTCCAAAGCCCCAAAAGACTATTCTGAGGAAATCAACAACCACAACAGTTTGA